TCCTCCGTGGCCTCGAAGGCCTGGCCCCCGAAGTCTGCCTTCTCATACAGCTGGATCTTGTACTGAGTCCCGCTGGTCTGGAAGGGGACGGGaggcagcgggggggggggagcaggtAGGTGCAGGGGGTTGGGATAGAATAGGGAGGGGATGTGGGGTAAGAGAAAGGGGGGGATCTGTTTAGTCATCACtttaatttattgatttaaacTTCTGTGCTCGCTTTCTAACTCGTGCTGGGGCAACGCAATCCAGACAGCGTAGCATCACGATACACGGACGCCAAGCATCCATCTTTTATTCtataaattaaactaattaaactTTTTGGTAACGTCAGTTTTTTCCTGATGCGGTCGGCTTGTCaagaaaaagatggaaaaaTCGGAGAAAGAATGAAGAAACGTGGCGGAAACGCTTTTTATGCGATAAAACCGCAATACATGTTATCGCGATAATATCGTGTCGTGGGGCGTCTATCGCTAACTGGTTTTCTTACATGACACGTGGTGTTCAGGTGTTACCAACGCCTCAACGTTAGCATGTGGATATATTACTTTAATCATAATAAAACAGTTTTGAGCTCCTCTTTGTGAATCACTGGGTTATATAACCGGCTTCCTGTCACCCGTTTTGTTTTCATGCCTTTTATAAGTCGTAAAACGGTCCACATGCAGCTCGTACACGCTGAATCTGCCTGCAGGCTGTGGGGCAGTTGGACCAAAAGCCTGATCATACAAATAGACCCACGTGTTGGTCTGCATCGACAAAGCCCTGCAGTCACTGGTGGCGTCAACACCAGAGCACGACCTCTAATGTGTCCGACGGTTAGTTTTACTCTCCCCTGCACGCACCGAGCTTCTGACGGTCCAACACCCACAGAGTGAGGCCCGTCCGCTTCACAGCTGAAGgactcaaatgtttttacattaagaGATCTGCACACATTGTTAGGCGACCTCAATAAACCCTAATCCTTCAATGGTGTCATACTGCACATGAGATCAGAGCGATGGCTGACTTACAAAGTGGACCATCTTGCAGGAGCCGAGGCGGTCGTTGAGGCCCATCCAGCGCTGGCACTCCGGGTACTCCCCCCGGGTCAGGGCGTACTGGTAGCCCATGTAATTGGGCCTCTCGTACACCACCCAGGCCTCGCTCTCCACCCGGATGGAGTTGCAGCGGCTCAGGAAGGAGTGGAAATCGGAGCAGTCGCTGTCGCACTCATAGCGACGGCCCTGGAAGTTCTTGTCCTCGTAGAAGACAATCTGGGGGACAACACGGAGGAGTCTCAGCTCTAACGGGAgtcacatatttacattttactgtttCACACAAACTTTACTAAAAGCTTTTCTGACTTTGGAAAGCCTTGAAAAGCATTCTGTTGGTAATGTTTGTTAACTTCCAGCTGACTGAAGCCATGAACACGAGTCCTGCAAGACACAGGTTCAAACCCTGCGGTGCACGGGTTCAAGTGGTGAACCTTCAGGCTGCGTGGCtccttcatacttctactccactacacaGGTGGATACTGTCTTACTTTATGTATAATCAACCAACAGTTtctcatgtattattataggtgaagatcacatatatatatatatatatagatataataaaagctcctccttcaccagctgcaacacaagtgatgaacacatgaatgcatcaggACTTCACTTGCACCGTGGTATTACTACTTATAGTTGAGTGAAAGGTCCTCACACATCACACTAACCCCCCAGTCTTAACTCACCCTGCCCATCTTGGATATGATGTGTGACCTTGGTGCCGCTGGTTCCCCCGAGGTTTCGGTGTTGCACTGGCCCCTCACCGGTCCCTTTTATATCCCCGCTCTCCCCCCTCGTTGATAAACGGCAACAGGGGAACAATCGCTTTGTCATGAAAATGAGATCCAAAAATTGAGTCAGTGATTCTAGTGCTATTCAGTTTTTCCAGAAAAGCGAGGAAGGATTACGGCATAATGGCCGGGCGTGGCAAACGTCCATTGACCCCACTTCTCTCCTGGCTGGGTCCAGTGCCCGCGCCCCCCCTTCGCCCGCTACACATGCCAGCTCCACCAGCTTGCCCCCACCTGCTGAGGCCTCCTGCCAACTCATGACTTCGGTGTGCCTTATGGAAGAACCCAGAGAGTCCAgtgatggaggaagtattctgatcttttatttaagtaaaagctCCTCATTCAAAATCTATTCTATATCTAGAAGTATTAAAGGGCCCTGTGAATGGTTTATTagtatatattgcatatatttagtttagtttattagcGCAAAAGTACAGTTTCTATATTGAATTATTACTAATGCATCTATTTTCTAGCTAGTGGCTCAAAGTGGAGCTCATTTGaactattttaaacattttatacataactatgcattattttttataagctcaatatacatttagtttgtaaaGTGTGTAACAGCGAACAGTGGGGGAGTACAAAGTGGACGTTCAAGGTAAACAACAGTAACTCAGTGTTGGAAGAAGTACTAATACAAAGTGTAGACCTGCTGTGTACGAGGGGACATCCTGCGTTCACAACGTTActtagtaaaagtacaaaagtattggacaaagTATACTTAAAGTTcaaaaagtgaaagtgaatCAAAACAATAAGCAGCCAGCTTTTAGTCAAAATCTTTATTAATGTTTCCTACAATAAAAAACTATATTGTGCTCTCGGTATAGAATCTGCATCGAGCTGCGTGTTCCAGCAGTAAGGCGTCGCAGTACGATCACATCTCAGAAGACACGTGCAGCAGTTCTACTGTGTGTAATGCAACGTATTCAATGCTAAGCAGTGCTTCAGGAGGCAAGGTagaattatgaaaaataatcttatGCTAAAATATTCATACTCATACTCATACTCATATTCATACTCATACTCATACTCATACTCATATTCATactcatattcatattcatactCATATTCATACTCATATTCATACTCATATTCATACTCATACAGGTGAATTAATACAAAAAGTAG
This portion of the Cottoperca gobio chromosome 21, fCotGob3.1, whole genome shotgun sequence genome encodes:
- the crygs2 gene encoding crystallin, gamma S2 — its product is MGRIVFYEDKNFQGRRYECDSDCSDFHSFLSRCNSIRVESEAWVVYERPNYMGYQYALTRGEYPECQRWMGLNDRLGSCKMVHFTSGTQYKIQLYEKADFGGQAFEATEDCPSLLEKFRWREVNSCKIFDGWWVFFEHPNYRGRQYFLEKGEYRKHGDWGAAGPTVQSFRRFTE